Proteins encoded together in one Streptomyces umbrinus window:
- a CDS encoding TetR/AcrR family transcriptional regulator — translation MATRQKAPMGRPRGFDAEEALEKAIRVFWEQGYEGASLTDLTNAMGITRTSMYAAFGNKEDLFRKALERYTEGPASYGARALQEPTARQVAIVFLNGSVRATTRPGCPTGCLGVQGSLAAGDTGSNARDALITWRNEHTSLLRDRFRRAVDEGDLPPDTDPELLAHYLMTVANGIAVQAVGGTTRERLQRVADMALRSWPAA, via the coding sequence ATGGCGACACGACAGAAGGCACCGATGGGCCGACCGAGAGGTTTCGACGCCGAAGAGGCCCTCGAAAAGGCCATACGGGTCTTCTGGGAACAGGGCTACGAGGGCGCCAGCCTCACCGACCTGACCAACGCCATGGGCATCACCCGCACCAGCATGTACGCGGCCTTCGGCAACAAGGAGGACCTGTTCCGCAAGGCCCTGGAGCGCTATACCGAAGGCCCCGCCTCGTACGGGGCCCGGGCGTTGCAGGAACCGACCGCCCGCCAGGTCGCCATCGTCTTCCTCAACGGCTCCGTCCGGGCCACCACCCGCCCCGGCTGCCCCACCGGATGCCTCGGCGTCCAGGGATCCCTCGCCGCCGGCGACACGGGAAGCAACGCCCGGGACGCCCTCATCACCTGGCGCAACGAGCACACCTCCCTCCTCCGCGACCGGTTCCGGCGAGCCGTCGACGAAGGTGACCTGCCTCCCGACACCGATCCCGAACTACTGGCCCACTACCTCATGACCGTGGCGAACGGCATCGCCGTCCAGGCCGTCGGCGGCACCACCCGCGAACGCCTCCAGCGGGTGGCCGACATGGCCCTGCGGAGCTGGCCGGCTGCCTGA
- a CDS encoding SDR family NAD(P)-dependent oxidoreductase, translating to MGQQLEGKTAVVTGGGTGIGLATAVRLAAEGAHVFITGRRKAVLDTAVGTIGSAGATAVVGDISNLADLDRLYDMVRARGRGLDVLFANAGTGSFATLEQVTEEHFEETFGVNVRGTLFTVQKALPLLNDGASVILNSSVRADDGVAAFGAYAASKAAIRSFARTWANELKGHGIRVNAISPGTIDTPGLDAVAAGDTPLTKSQFAAGVPLGRIGTPEDVADVVAFLASEQSRFILGANLYVDGGENQI from the coding sequence ATGGGGCAGCAGCTAGAAGGCAAGACCGCCGTCGTCACCGGCGGCGGCACCGGGATCGGCCTGGCCACCGCCGTTCGGCTGGCGGCCGAGGGCGCGCACGTGTTCATCACCGGCCGGCGCAAGGCCGTACTCGACACGGCCGTCGGGACGATCGGCTCGGCAGGGGCCACCGCGGTGGTGGGCGACATCTCGAACCTCGCCGACCTGGACCGGCTCTATGACATGGTCCGCGCCCGGGGCCGGGGACTGGACGTGCTGTTCGCCAACGCCGGCACCGGGTCGTTCGCGACGCTGGAGCAGGTCACCGAGGAGCACTTCGAGGAGACCTTCGGCGTCAACGTCCGGGGCACGTTGTTCACAGTGCAGAAGGCACTGCCGCTGCTCAACGACGGCGCGTCGGTGATCCTGAACTCCTCGGTGCGCGCCGATGACGGTGTCGCGGCGTTCGGCGCGTACGCGGCCTCCAAGGCGGCGATACGGTCCTTCGCCCGGACCTGGGCCAACGAGCTCAAGGGCCACGGCATCCGGGTCAACGCGATCTCCCCGGGCACCATCGACACTCCCGGACTCGACGCCGTGGCCGCGGGAGACACGCCCCTCACCAAGTCACAGTTCGCCGCGGGTGTCCCACTGGGCCGGATCGGGACCCCGGAGGACGTCGCCGACGTGGTGGCCTTCCTCGCTTCCGAACAGAGCAGGTTCATCCTCGGAGCCAACCTGTACGTCGACGGCGGCGAGAACCAGATCTGA
- a CDS encoding metallophosphoesterase family protein — MRLLLMSDTHLPKRAKQLPAPLLAELPRADVVIHAGDWVDTATLDLLESRSNRFIGVYGNNDGPELRARLPEIARADLDGLRVGVVHETGAAQGRETRCAARFPDLDVLVFGHSHIPWDTTAPTGLRLLNPGSPTDRRRQPHCTYMTAAVKDGELTEVRLHPLPPRTTGDG, encoded by the coding sequence GTGCGCCTCCTCCTGATGTCCGACACCCACCTCCCCAAGCGCGCCAAGCAGCTCCCGGCACCGCTCCTCGCCGAACTCCCGCGCGCCGACGTCGTGATCCACGCGGGCGACTGGGTGGACACCGCCACCCTCGACCTCCTGGAGAGCCGCTCGAACCGGTTCATCGGCGTGTACGGCAACAACGACGGCCCCGAACTCAGGGCCCGCCTCCCCGAGATCGCCCGGGCCGACCTCGACGGCCTGCGCGTCGGAGTCGTCCACGAGACCGGAGCCGCTCAAGGCCGCGAGACGCGCTGCGCCGCCCGCTTCCCGGACCTCGACGTCCTGGTCTTCGGCCACAGCCACATCCCCTGGGACACCACGGCCCCGACCGGCCTGCGGCTCCTCAACCCGGGCTCGCCCACCGACCGCCGACGCCAGCCGCACTGCACGTACATGACGGCGGCGGTGAAGGACGGCGAGCTCACCGAGGTACGACTCCACCCGCTGCCGCCCCGCACAACGGGGGACGGCTGA
- a CDS encoding aminoglycoside phosphotransferase family protein, whose protein sequence is MSSGDPHAHDDVTIDADLVRRLLAVQFPRWAELPISPVPRSGMDNATFRLGNVLSVRLPRYPRWVGQVEREHRWLPLLAPYLPLTVSEPLAAGVPGEGYPFPWSVYRWLEGETATTEGLADPVRAAGQLAEFIRALRKIDATDGPGPQWSNAFRGVPMGDERDSLAADAVVRPKIAKLKGVVDTDAVTAVWDAALAAPAWDGPPVWFHGDLATGNLLSVDGHLSAVIDFGTLGVGDPAVDVLPAWKFLPDAARGTFREALGDDDATWARGRGWALAGSLPVLDDPFFQEDPARVTTALRHLEAIIADFHDET, encoded by the coding sequence TTGTCATCCGGTGACCCGCATGCCCACGACGACGTGACCATCGACGCCGATCTCGTCCGCCGTCTGCTCGCCGTCCAGTTCCCCCGGTGGGCCGAACTCCCGATCTCGCCGGTGCCCCGGTCCGGGATGGACAACGCGACGTTCCGGCTGGGCAACGTCCTGTCCGTACGGCTGCCCCGCTACCCGCGCTGGGTCGGGCAGGTCGAGCGCGAGCACCGCTGGCTGCCGCTGCTCGCCCCGTATCTGCCGCTGACGGTGTCCGAACCGCTCGCGGCGGGCGTACCGGGGGAGGGCTACCCCTTCCCCTGGTCGGTCTACCGGTGGCTGGAGGGCGAGACGGCGACCACCGAGGGGCTCGCCGATCCGGTGCGGGCGGCCGGACAACTCGCCGAGTTCATCAGGGCGTTGCGGAAGATCGATGCCACCGACGGTCCAGGACCGCAGTGGAGCAACGCGTTCCGCGGGGTACCCATGGGCGACGAACGCGACTCGCTGGCCGCCGACGCGGTGGTCCGGCCGAAGATCGCCAAACTGAAGGGCGTGGTCGACACCGACGCGGTGACGGCCGTGTGGGACGCGGCGCTCGCGGCACCCGCCTGGGACGGACCGCCGGTCTGGTTCCACGGCGACCTCGCGACCGGCAACCTGCTGTCCGTCGACGGCCACCTCAGCGCGGTCATCGACTTCGGCACGCTGGGCGTCGGCGACCCCGCCGTCGACGTGCTGCCCGCGTGGAAGTTCCTCCCCGACGCGGCACGCGGCACCTTCCGCGAGGCACTCGGCGACGACGACGCCACCTGGGCACGCGGACGCGGCTGGGCGCTCGCCGGATCACTGCCCGTACTCGACGACCCCTTCTTCCAGGAGGACCCGGCCCGCGTGACCACGGCCCTGCGCCACCTCGAAGCGATCATCGCCGACTTCCACGACGAGACCTGA
- a CDS encoding nSTAND1 domain-containing NTPase, producing the protein MTAKTGPLFVLGPSGSGKSSLLRAGLLPALASGAVPVPGSRTWPHVLLTPSATPLRSLATALSAVTGSSQENWPRRGPYGCGTSPRADVSPS; encoded by the coding sequence TTGACGGCGAAGACCGGGCCGTTGTTCGTGCTCGGTCCGTCCGGGTCGGGCAAGTCGTCACTGCTGCGCGCGGGTCTGCTGCCGGCCCTGGCGTCGGGCGCGGTGCCCGTCCCGGGGTCCCGCACCTGGCCGCACGTGCTGCTGACCCCCTCCGCCACCCCCCTGCGGTCCCTCGCCACGGCTCTGTCCGCGGTGACCGGCAGCTCTCAGGAGAACTGGCCGCGCCGCGGACCGTACGGCTGTGGGACCTCTCCACGCGCCGACGTGTCGCCGTCCTGA
- a CDS encoding WD40 repeat domain-containing protein, translated as MAFSPDGWYLAAGGADGTVRLWNTSPHRRGSVLSGNQGALTAVAFSPDGKLRAVGGRDATIALWAPDTDKRLARLTGHGKGVEDGGVLALAFGPDGRTLASGGDDRTVRLGDTREREALAVLEGHTNSVTTVAFAPSGASVVSGGTDGKVKLWDVVRRRLRSDVDSNPAQVRSVVFSPDSRLVAVGNDTGDTEIWTVEDGQYVTEFTGHADAVLTVAFSKDGKRIATGGVDRTVRLWSTDTSVLTLRPDAAQYRVAVSHDGRWIAAYNTHDGSVDLWDLRTQRHVASLPDAG; from the coding sequence GTGGCCTTCTCGCCGGACGGGTGGTACCTGGCGGCGGGTGGCGCGGACGGGACGGTGCGCCTGTGGAACACCTCCCCACATCGTCGTGGGTCCGTCCTGAGCGGGAATCAGGGAGCGCTCACGGCGGTGGCGTTCTCGCCGGACGGCAAGCTGCGGGCCGTCGGGGGCAGGGACGCCACCATCGCCCTCTGGGCGCCGGACACCGACAAGCGGCTCGCACGGCTGACGGGCCACGGGAAAGGCGTCGAGGACGGCGGCGTCCTGGCCCTCGCCTTCGGCCCCGACGGCCGCACCCTGGCCAGCGGCGGGGACGACAGGACCGTACGCCTGGGGGACACGCGGGAGCGAGAGGCACTCGCGGTGCTCGAAGGACACACCAACAGCGTGACCACCGTGGCCTTCGCTCCCTCCGGAGCGTCCGTCGTCTCCGGAGGGACGGACGGCAAGGTGAAACTCTGGGACGTCGTCCGGCGACGGCTGCGGAGCGACGTGGACTCCAACCCCGCTCAGGTCCGTTCGGTCGTCTTCAGCCCGGACAGCCGGCTGGTCGCCGTGGGGAACGACACCGGGGACACCGAGATCTGGACCGTCGAGGACGGGCAGTACGTCACCGAGTTCACCGGCCACGCCGACGCCGTGCTCACCGTCGCGTTCAGCAAGGACGGCAAGAGGATCGCCACCGGTGGCGTCGACCGCACGGTGCGCCTCTGGTCCACCGACACCTCCGTCCTGACGCTCCGCCCCGACGCCGCGCAGTACCGTGTCGCGGTCAGCCACGACGGCCGGTGGATCGCGGCCTACAACACCCACGACGGATCCGTCGACCTGTGGGACCTGAGGACCCAGCGGCACGTCGCCTCGCTGCCCGACGCCGGGTAA
- a CDS encoding SpoIIE family protein phosphatase → MVSEGAAERRTRTLRTELALKTLHADLGAPERLRSVLEQALVFGGATLATVYAPGDSGDQLCLIEAAGVPRSLYGLRDSYPLSGGSPAADAYRIGRPLWLSPEELAVRPGARPMPAGDFWLAALPLPPDPRGGGCLVAVNENPGGFGTEDRSCLELLAEAVSFPPSTRSADSEDLPSSSFSLAMDTGRVEVDDEMLELFGLAPDEFDGKVETLLGMTVPEDLPSLMSVVESDHMSIGERELEFRILQPSGDQRWLRLRARLLPAADGRPSRLVGTVADASKLRSGGNEVARVQRLAAALATAGTVHDVSQAVVTALRRPLKADRIALAELEGDRLVVTVLDPPEPEAWPEVWRSEWRSEWPDAPVRTMPTLAAALRDGRAAIWPAGTPLEATLAEVGPGGLAILPLPAGSGRMAGACLIGWDTPHDFGPDERALLTASAGLAGQALMRAHAFDAEHELVGMLQRTLLPRRLPPLPGAEAVARYLPTTAGLEVGGDWYDVIPLPDSHVALVIGDVQGHNAQAATLMGQMRTALRAYAVEGHPPDVVVSHANRLLMDMETDLFATCCYVDVDMAEGTAWCVRAGHLPPVLRHPDGTTEIVVTEGGPPLGVITQADFPMSPLPLRPGTIVALTTDGLVESSELEMEDGLNRLCDELSAADPAHLGLVADALLAGANRSDDVALLLMRYDGLDLRPLRESWTVWRVPEAVRHARRFTRRTLRAWGMTEEYDAILLIVSELVTNALVHTDGQVRFDLTLINDRLRIAVADASPRTPIKPTSIGWEATGGRGILLVEALSATWGTVPVSGGKQVWAEIAVTEPPVTEPP, encoded by the coding sequence GTGGTCAGTGAGGGCGCTGCGGAACGCAGAACGAGAACGCTGCGTACCGAACTTGCCCTCAAGACGCTTCACGCGGACCTCGGGGCCCCCGAACGGCTACGGAGCGTGCTCGAACAGGCACTCGTGTTCGGTGGCGCGACACTCGCCACCGTGTACGCGCCGGGCGACAGCGGTGACCAACTGTGTCTGATCGAGGCGGCGGGCGTACCCCGGTCCCTGTACGGACTGCGCGACAGCTACCCGCTCTCCGGCGGCTCGCCCGCGGCGGACGCCTACCGGATCGGCCGGCCCCTGTGGCTCAGCCCCGAGGAACTCGCCGTGCGCCCCGGCGCCCGCCCGATGCCCGCGGGGGACTTCTGGCTGGCCGCCCTGCCGCTGCCCCCGGACCCGCGCGGCGGCGGCTGTCTGGTCGCCGTGAACGAGAACCCGGGCGGCTTCGGCACCGAGGACCGCAGCTGCCTCGAACTGCTCGCCGAGGCCGTCTCCTTCCCGCCCTCCACCCGGTCCGCGGACTCCGAGGACCTGCCCAGCAGCTCGTTCAGCCTGGCCATGGACACCGGGCGCGTCGAGGTCGACGACGAGATGCTGGAGCTGTTCGGGCTCGCCCCCGACGAGTTCGACGGCAAGGTCGAGACCCTGCTGGGCATGACCGTGCCGGAGGACCTGCCCTCGCTGATGTCCGTGGTGGAGTCCGACCACATGTCCATCGGCGAGCGCGAGCTGGAGTTCCGTATCCTCCAGCCCTCGGGCGACCAGCGGTGGCTCAGGCTGCGCGCGCGACTGCTGCCGGCCGCCGACGGGCGCCCGTCCCGGCTGGTGGGCACCGTCGCGGACGCCTCCAAGCTGCGCTCCGGCGGCAACGAGGTCGCCCGCGTCCAGCGCCTCGCCGCGGCCCTCGCCACCGCGGGCACCGTCCACGACGTCAGCCAGGCCGTCGTCACCGCCCTGCGCCGGCCCCTGAAGGCCGACCGGATCGCCCTGGCCGAGCTGGAGGGCGACCGCCTCGTCGTCACCGTCCTGGACCCGCCCGAACCGGAGGCCTGGCCCGAGGTCTGGCGCTCGGAGTGGCGCTCGGAGTGGCCCGACGCGCCCGTCCGCACCATGCCGACCCTGGCGGCAGCCCTGCGCGACGGACGCGCGGCCATCTGGCCGGCCGGAACCCCACTGGAGGCCACGCTCGCCGAGGTCGGTCCCGGCGGCCTCGCCATCCTCCCGCTGCCGGCCGGCAGCGGCCGAATGGCCGGCGCCTGCCTCATCGGCTGGGACACCCCGCACGACTTCGGCCCCGACGAGCGTGCCCTGCTCACCGCCTCCGCCGGCCTCGCGGGCCAGGCCCTCATGCGTGCCCACGCCTTCGACGCCGAACACGAACTCGTCGGCATGCTCCAGCGCACCCTCCTCCCGCGCAGACTGCCTCCCCTGCCGGGCGCGGAGGCCGTGGCCCGCTATCTGCCCACCACGGCGGGCCTGGAGGTCGGCGGCGACTGGTACGACGTGATCCCGCTGCCCGACAGCCATGTCGCCCTCGTCATCGGTGACGTCCAGGGGCACAACGCCCAGGCCGCCACCCTCATGGGCCAGATGCGCACCGCGCTACGCGCGTACGCCGTGGAGGGTCACCCGCCGGACGTGGTCGTCTCGCACGCCAACCGCCTGCTCATGGACATGGAGACCGACCTCTTCGCCACCTGCTGCTACGTCGACGTCGACATGGCGGAGGGCACGGCCTGGTGTGTACGCGCCGGACATCTGCCGCCCGTCCTGCGTCACCCGGACGGCACCACCGAGATCGTCGTCACGGAGGGCGGACCGCCGCTCGGCGTCATCACCCAGGCCGACTTCCCGATGAGCCCGCTGCCGCTCCGGCCCGGCACCATCGTGGCCCTCACCACGGACGGCCTCGTCGAGTCCTCCGAGCTCGAAATGGAGGACGGCCTGAACAGGCTGTGCGACGAGCTGTCCGCCGCCGACCCCGCCCACCTCGGACTCGTCGCCGACGCCCTGCTCGCGGGTGCCAACCGCAGCGACGACGTGGCCCTGCTCCTCATGCGCTACGACGGACTCGACCTGCGGCCGCTGCGCGAGAGCTGGACCGTGTGGCGCGTACCCGAGGCCGTCCGCCACGCCCGCCGCTTCACCCGGCGCACCCTGCGCGCCTGGGGCATGACGGAGGAGTACGACGCCATCCTCCTGATCGTCTCCGAACTCGTCACCAACGCCCTCGTGCACACCGACGGCCAGGTCCGCTTCGACCTCACCCTCATCAACGACCGCCTGCGCATCGCCGTCGCCGACGCCTCGCCGCGTACGCCCATCAAGCCCACCAGCATCGGCTGGGAGGCCACCGGCGGCCGCGGCATCCTCCTCGTCGAGGCACTCTCCGCGACCTGGGGAACGGTCCCGGTCAGCGGCGGCAAGCAGGTGTGGGCCGAGATCGCCGTGACCGAACCGCCCGTGACCGAACCGCCGTGA
- a CDS encoding effector-associated constant component EACC1 yields MDVSVRLDGATQSGQLRSLALWLTAERELRGRVRTVEPPPEEGTLGPVVQEVLIAVVQGGIGAFVAALVGWKRRRGVDITCSVTTTTGITVEVSTGRVRVADAEELQALVADLAEGLSRTHELRGQSDE; encoded by the coding sequence ATGGATGTGAGCGTGCGTCTCGACGGAGCCACCCAGTCCGGCCAGTTGCGTTCGCTGGCCCTGTGGCTCACCGCGGAACGGGAGCTGCGCGGCAGGGTGCGAACTGTCGAACCGCCGCCGGAGGAAGGGACGTTGGGCCCGGTGGTCCAGGAGGTCCTGATAGCCGTCGTCCAAGGAGGCATAGGCGCCTTCGTCGCCGCTCTCGTCGGGTGGAAACGCCGGCGCGGCGTCGACATCACGTGCTCGGTCACCACGACGACCGGCATCACCGTCGAGGTGTCCACCGGCCGGGTCCGGGTGGCGGACGCGGAGGAACTGCAGGCTCTGGTCGCCGACTTGGCGGAGGGCCTCAGCCGTACTCACGAGCTGCGGGGCCAGTCGGACGAGTGA
- a CDS encoding caspase family protein has product MLLPALASSGSRALLIGTGSHPDGAGLPSVPAVAGTLTDLGQLLVERCGLDEQNLVVVRDPADPMELGLTLADQAEQAADVLFVYYVGHGLVSPGGGLHLATRYTDRRTNRLSHTALAYAGVRDCLLSSPARSIVVVLDCCYSGRAIGTLGPAAGEDTAGGGTDGEAAQPARVHGAYVLTSTGGEERALAPPGQPHTAFSGELIALLREGEPDAPAYLTLR; this is encoded by the coding sequence CTGCTCCTGCCCGCGCTGGCCTCCTCCGGGAGCCGCGCGCTGCTCATCGGCACGGGTTCCCATCCCGACGGGGCCGGACTGCCCTCGGTGCCGGCCGTCGCCGGCACGCTCACGGATCTGGGACAACTGCTCGTGGAGCGGTGCGGGCTGGACGAGCAGAACCTCGTCGTCGTCCGCGATCCGGCCGACCCCATGGAACTGGGACTCACTCTCGCGGACCAGGCCGAACAGGCCGCGGACGTCCTGTTCGTCTACTACGTGGGCCACGGACTCGTCAGTCCCGGCGGCGGCCTCCATCTGGCCACGCGGTACACCGACCGGCGCACCAACCGCCTGTCCCACACGGCCCTGGCCTACGCGGGGGTGCGGGACTGCCTGCTTTCCAGCCCCGCCCGGTCCATCGTGGTGGTGCTCGACTGCTGCTACTCGGGCCGGGCGATCGGCACACTGGGCCCCGCGGCGGGCGAGGACACGGCCGGCGGGGGGACGGACGGTGAGGCCGCCCAGCCGGCGAGGGTGCACGGCGCCTACGTACTGACGTCGACGGGCGGGGAGGAGCGCGCGCTTGCGCCGCCCGGACAGCCCCACACAGCCTTCAGCGGCGAACTCATCGCCCTGCTCCGCGAAGGCGAGCCCGATGCCCCCGCCTACCTGACCCTGCGTTGA
- a CDS encoding WD40 repeat domain-containing protein — MWDTGSRRSVAVLDTTSPKRKAQAVHFSPDGRTIASVGEDSTLRLWGARSGRSLAVLDNRAGMTFDVVHAPDGRTLITGNNDGTVHLWDVRTRTRRATLDISDGTVYGIAVDAKGTSLAVANSDGTVQLRDIASKRRTATLTGHTLGAITAAFSPSGSTLVSSGNDTIRLWDLDAGRATRHICEVVGPSVDRDRWHKLMPDVAFHTPCSWTRRAPRRAVLLDTPCLWTRSQFQTYGDIRAGRASRSPASGCRPTHDLPPNGHRGCAAVPEAL; from the coding sequence GTGTGGGACACCGGATCGCGTCGTTCCGTCGCGGTCCTCGACACGACCAGCCCGAAGCGGAAGGCGCAGGCCGTCCACTTCAGCCCCGACGGCCGCACGATCGCCTCGGTGGGCGAGGACAGCACCCTGCGCCTGTGGGGCGCACGGTCCGGACGCTCCCTGGCGGTCCTCGACAACCGCGCCGGCATGACGTTCGACGTCGTCCATGCCCCGGACGGCCGTACCCTGATCACGGGCAACAACGACGGGACGGTCCACCTGTGGGACGTCCGCACACGCACCAGGCGCGCGACGCTCGACATCTCGGACGGAACGGTCTATGGGATCGCCGTGGACGCCAAGGGCACCTCCCTGGCTGTCGCGAACTCCGACGGGACGGTCCAGCTCCGGGACATCGCCTCCAAGCGGCGCACCGCCACGCTCACCGGCCACACGCTGGGCGCCATCACGGCCGCCTTCTCCCCGAGCGGAAGCACCCTCGTGTCGAGCGGAAACGACACGATCCGCCTCTGGGACCTGGACGCCGGCCGGGCGACGCGCCACATCTGCGAGGTGGTGGGGCCCTCCGTCGACCGGGACCGCTGGCACAAGCTGATGCCGGACGTCGCCTTCCACACGCCGTGCTCCTGGACACGCCGTGCTCCTAGACGCGCCGTGCTCCTGGACACGCCGTGCCTCTGGACCCGATCGCAGTTCCAGACATACGGAGACATACGGGCCGGCAGGGCCTCCCGGAGCCCCGCCTCGGGGTGCCGCCCGACCCATGACCTGCCTCCGAACGGTCACAGGGGCTGCGCCGCCGTCCCGGAAGCGCTGTAA